One genomic region from Phocoena sinus isolate mPhoSin1 chromosome 3, mPhoSin1.pri, whole genome shotgun sequence encodes:
- the FBLL1 gene encoding rRNA/tRNA 2'-O-methyltransferase fibrillarin-like protein 1, producing MKSAVSARGGVSGGRGGGCWGGGRGGGGGGGGKGGGGGKGPGGDGGGQGGKGGFGARTRGFGGGRGRGRGGGDGRDRGGGGQRRGVAKIKNRRRKGVTTVSVEPHRHEGVFIYRGAEDALVTLNMVPGQSVYGERRVTVTEGGVKQEYRTWNPFRSKLAAAILGGVDQIHIKPKSKVLYLGAASGTTVSHVSDIIGPDGLVYAVEFSHRAGRDLVNVAKKRTNIIPVLEDARHPLKYRMLIGMVDVIFADVAQPDQSRIVALNAHTFLRNGGHFLISIKANCIDSTASAEAVFASEVRKLQQENLKPQEQLTLEPYERDHAVVVGVYRPLPKSANK from the coding sequence ATGAAGTCGGCGGTGAGCGCGCGCGGTGGGGTGTCTGGCGGCCGCGGAGGTGGCTGCTGGGGCGGGGGgcgaggaggcggaggaggaggcggGGGCAAAGGAGGAGGCGGGGGCAAAGGACCGGGAGGCGATGGCGGCGGCCAGGGGGGCAAGGGCGGCTTCGGAGCGCGGACGCGTGGCTTCGGAGGCGGCAGGGGCCGGGGGCGCGGTGGCGGAGACGGCAGGGACCGCGGAGGCGGCGGGCAGCGGCGTGGCGTGGCCAAGATCAAGAACCGCCGCAGGAAGGGCGTCACCACGGTATCCGTGGAACCGCACCGGCACGAGGGGGTATTTATCTACCGCGGGGCGGAGGACGCTCTGGTCACACTGAACATGGTGCCCGGCCAGTCGGTGTACGGCGAGCGGCGGGTCACGGTGACCGAGGGCGGCGTGAAACAGGAGTACCGCACGTGGAACCCCTTCCGCTCCAAGCTGGCCGCGGCCATACTGGGCGGGGTCGACCAGATTCACATCAAGCCCAAGTCCAAAGTGCTCTACCTGGGTGCCGCCTCGGGGACCACCGTCTCCCACGTCTCCGACATCATCGGCCCTGATGGCCTAGTCTACGCGGTCGAGTTCTCCCACCGCGCCGGCCGCGATCTGGTCAACGTGGCCAAGAAGAGAACCAACATCATCCCAGTCCTCGAAGACGCCCGGCACCCCCTCAAGTACCGCATGCTCATCGGGATGGTGGACGTGATCTTTGCCGATGTGGCCCAGCCAGACCAGTCCCGCATCGTGGCTCTGAATGCCCACACCTTCCTGCGCAACGGGGGCCACTTCCTCATTTCCATCAAGGCCAATTGCATCGACTCCACCGCCTCTGCCGAGGCGGTGTTTGCTTCTGAGGTGAGGAAGTTGCAGCAGGAGAATTTGAAGCCTCAAGAGCAGCTGACCCTGGAGCCCTACGAGAGGGACCACGCTGTGGTCGTCGGGGTCTATCGGCCCCTTCCCAAGAGTGCCAACAAGTAG